The Hordeum vulgare subsp. vulgare chromosome 7H, MorexV3_pseudomolecules_assembly, whole genome shotgun sequence DNA window CCTGACACCCGCGGTCCGGGTGCCCTGCCTATTCGCTACTATGCTCACCACCTACTTTCTCCGCCCGCCGACCTGTGCAGCAGCGTGCCCAGCAGCAGCCCTCTGCCGAGTCAACTGCAGTGCTTCCAGAAGAGCTTATCATCTCACACAGAGAGAGATATTGTCCTGTCCCGGTGAGGCCATGACTGTGCCGATCCACTGAACGCCTACCCGAGGATTGCCATGGCACCGGCGCAACACACGACCTCGCCATCCGGCATTCATCTAGTCTTCCTCTGTAGGCACTGCGACGCTTGTGTAAAGGAGCCATGGCCACACGCAGCATATACATCAACAGACACGGGTATATCATGATGGGGCTTCGCAATAGATTTACTCCATGCATCCACACCCACATCCACCCATCCAACCAAAGGAAGGTTCGGAGGCAATCGATTTGCCGGAGGGGAGCATGCTTTGTGGGGTTTTCCAGAAGGAACGATTGTTTTTTAGGTTGGCGGGAGCACTGTAGGTGGCGAATCCATGTGACATGAGGCGTTCGATCCAATAGCTTGGAAGGCTATAAACGAATTAATTCATTCTTCAGGCGGCGGGTAAAACAACTGAGATGAGGGTAGAttcaattttcaaaaaaatgtgtACTATAATAGTAGAGATAAGAACGGATGGAGTAGTTACGAGCACAACACTACATAAGATTACATAACATGGCGGAGTGTTCAAATACGAAATTCAGTATTGGCATTCAAGTGGCTCATGCAATTCTTAATTTAGATTTGAGATTTGGTGCTGCTGCTACAACTCTCTGCAGCTTTTCTGGTGTCTTTTCATTGCATTTATAGGAGTATGACCCGGGGACCGGGGTACTAATCCGACATAGAGTCTTAGAGACTTagacacaaaccaaaaccaaaaccaaacATGCTAATGTGTACTGCTACTCGGACGAACCTATGATACATGACATGCATGCTTATTGTTACATTACATGATACACATCACACATATGTCTTGTTTTGGACCAAGAAGAACAAGCATAAATATACATGCATGCTGCATATACAATATCAAATGGAAAACTCTTTATGTTACGCCAATAGCTTCATCAAGCAACCGAAAGAAGCATCCGCACAACATTTTCCATGGTGGGCCTTTGTCTACCATCTTCTTCTACACATGAAACAGCCAACTTGAACATCGCCCTTGCTTGCAAGCTGTCGAACTGGCCGTTCAACCTTAAGTCAATGAAGTCGGCTATCCATAACTGTTGGCCACCCTCCAGCATTAGATTTTCTGCAAGCATCCTGATGACCCTTCCAAAGACCATTTCCACTTCCTCGTCCGCATTTGATGCCCAGTCTGAAACACGAGCCCCCTTCAGCAGTTCCAGAAGAACCACGCCGAAGCTGTAGACATCAACCTTCGCCGTTATTGGCTGGCTAGAAACCCACTCAGGAGCTATGTAACCTCTAGTTCCATGGATTCTCGATACATTTTTGTTGGATCCGCTCCTATTTACAAGTTTTGCCAGGCCAAAGTCGCTGATCTTCGGCTGTAAGTTGTCGTCCAACAGTATATTTTCAGGCTTCAAGTCACAATGGATAACCCACTCCAAGCATTCGTGATGAAGATAGGCCAATCCTTTTGCCACCCCTAAAGCAATCTTAAACCTTTCACTCCATTCAAGTAACCTTGTGCTACTAAACAAAGTTTTATCCAAAGAACCATTCTCAACATACTCCAAAACCAATATCCTGTGTGGGCCATCCGAACAAAAACCCCATACCCTCACCAGATTCATGTGGTAAATCTTTCCAATCACACTGAGTTCATGTTGGAATTCTTCTCCGCCTTGGTTTATGTCTGCCAACCTTTTCACCGCTACTGCCCTCTTGTCTTTCAAGACCCCCTTGTATACATGACCAGATGCGCCACACCCAATTTGATCCTTGAACTTTTGAGTCGCTCTTTGCAACTCCTTGTAAGTGTATCTGCGGAAATGGTTGGTTATCATTTCATAGCCAACCTCAGCTGGCCATACTCCTGTTAACTGCTTGCTCTCCCTTCTCAACATAAACCAGCACCCTAGTGCCACAAATATTACCTCCACACAAAATATCGCTAACAAGAATCCATACAATAAGTACAAGTACTGTGATTTTAATCCACTTTGAGTATTCTTCGGTTGATCCAGAAAATCTACAGTGAAATATTCGCTCTTTGCACTACAGTTAGGAACATACCTAGAACCAAAAGGTTGCGAGTGAGGAATTGAGGAATCCGAGACCTGGAATGTCTTAGGATACTTGAGATACATAGAACGCCGAATATACGGAATGGTTACACCGCCGACAAGGGACCACTTTGGATAGCAATCTCCAGTTGCTTGCAGGTATGAGAAACCTTTGCAGTTGCAGTCGTTCAAGCATATCTTCTTGCAAGTATCAAGTGAAACTAAGTTATGGCTACTTTGATCATTACCTCGGAAATCAGTgctaggaagcttcacaaacatctcCTGGCCGTCACAGCTGAGATTGAATTTTGGCCTGCAACCTTTGCTCCGGTCAGTTGGGTCGACGATCTCGTGTCCAGGGGAACATGCACAAGCTGGACATTTGGCtaactaagatggcacattcGGTCGTGCAATCTTCGCAGACAGCTTTTATGCCTGGCAGGAATATTCTTGAAGGGGTGGTCGTCCTTCATGAGATTCTTCATGAACTACATTCCAAGAAACTCAATGGAGTTCTATTTAAGGTTGATTTCGAAAAGGCATACGACAAAGTTAAATGGTCTTTCCTGCAACAAACTTTACGTATGAAAGGGTTTGGGGACATTTGGCGTAAACATGTGgattgttttataaaaaaaggaagtgtcggtgttaaagtaaatgatgatgttggtcatttctttcagacacTTAAGGGACTTAGGCAAGGAGACCCTATGTCACCTATTTTATTTAACATAGTTGCGGATATGTTAGCGCTAATAATCAGGAGGGCTAATGACAAGGACTTAGTAGGGGGACTAGTACCACATCTAGTTGATGAGGGTGTCTCGATCCtacaatatgcagatgacacgaTCCTTTTCATGGAACATGACCTCAAAAAGGATAGAAACTTGAAACTTATTCTTTGGTTGTTTGGGCAGTTATCAGGGTTGAAAATtaattttcacaaaagtgagcttTTCTGTTTTGGGGAGGCACAAACTGAACAACTCACGTATTACCAACTTTTTGGGTGTCAGGGCGGTACATTACCGTTCTCATATTTAGGGATCCCTATTCATTATCGAAAGTTGACCATCAAGGAGTGGAGATGTATCGAGGATCGTTTTGAGAAAAAACTtagctgctggaagggcaagctattaTCCTACGGAGGACGGTTAGTTCTTGTCAACTCAGTGCTGACAAGTATGCCGATGTTTCTCTTATCCTTTTTCCAAGTGCTTGTTGGGGTAAGGAAAAGATTGGATTTCTATCGATCTCGATTTTTTTGGCAGAGCGACGAGGTCAAGACTAAATATAGGCTTACTAGATGGGACATTATTTGCAGACCCAAGGATCAGGGAGGCTTGGGCATTGAAAATCTAGAGGTCAAGAACAGGTGTCTGCTTAGCAGGTGGTTATTCAGATTATCTGTCGAATCGCAAgggatgtgggtacaaattctaaagaacaagtatctgtaGCATAAAACCCTAGCCCAGGTCACTGCGCGACCGGGTGATTCCCCTTTTTGGAAGGGTCTAATGAGGACAAAGACCGCTTTCTTTAACAGAACTAGATTCATTATTGGTAATGGTGGAAatactagattctgggaggatacttGGCTAGGACCACAACCTTTGGCTCTACAGTATCCGCAATTATATAACATTGCACAACGAAAACAGACCTCAGTCGCAACAGTGTTACGGCATATTCCTCTTAACATTCAATTTCGCAGAGCATTGTTTGGAAATAGATGGGTTAGTTGGTTACATCTAGTCAGACGACTGATGGATATTAACCTCTCCGATCTACCAGATACTATTCGTTGGAAGTTGACCACGAATGGTACATTCTCAGTGAAATCGATGTACGAGCATATTATTAATACGTTGCCTATCCCAAAGTCCATGCATATTTGGAAGGTCAAGGTTCCCCTTAAgataaaaatcttcatgtggtttgttcacaagggagttattttaactaaggataacttggctaaAAGGAATTGGAAAGGAAATAAAAGATGTAGCTTTTGTCAAACGCATGAGACGATTAAACACCTCTTTTTGGAATGCCCTATGGCTAAACTATTATGGCGCTCACTACAAATTTCTTTCAATATTGAACCACCTACTAGCATtcacatgttatttgggacgtggctaaatGGGGTTAATGTTCTTTTCGCCAAACTCATTCGGGTTGGAACTTGTGCCATGCGGTGGGCGATATGGAACTGTAGAAATGATCTAGCTTTTAACAGACTGAATTACattaactttttgcaggtcatcttcagAGCTACCGCCTCGATCCGCAcatggtccttactcactcctatggaaaccagggagcctttggttactgggtgtgtccgatgggagatggtagctcaggttatcttcaaccgatatgGATGGAGGCATGCTAATAGGATTGGACTTTAGTCCAGTTTATTAGAGGGTTATTCTTAGCTATTCGGCGGTCTGAGCGCCGTGTAATTTTCGTCTTCTGCTTTTTTCTATGTTGGGAATCCTTTGTTTCTTTTCAGACTATTTTGCTATTAATAAAATGGCtatatgcatcactcgatgcagaggccggggcgtcGCCTCCATTTCGAAAAAAATGCACAAGCTGGACCAGGTGTATACACACATATTCCATTCATGCCACACAGACCACGTACAGAGCAGGTCTGAGGATATGCCATCCATGTGACCGACCAACTTCCATCTGTCTTGTTTAGACTGTATAATCTAAGGTTGCCATCATAATTCAATGTTAGCCTTCTCATAACCTTGGAACCCCAATCAGCAGCCTTAATAGTTAAATTGTCACTTCCAAGAAAATACCCCCAGCTATCAAGGACCCCAATTGTGGTGCTATTGAATGAGTTTCTTCGCTTTTCCCACACACTCATTCTTGGATCCGGCCAATAGATAAAAGATATATCCTTCTCATCATAAAATAGTGTGAGTAAATGTTGATCATCAAAATGGAAGCTGTAACGCCCAGCAAGAAGTAACCTATGAGTAGATACCAACTTTGTAGCACTAGTAATATTCTGATATGGAAGCAGTGTATCAGTAGGAGAATCAAAGCTTTGCCATAGAATGATATCACCTTGGCCCTTTACAATGAGATTCCCAGTGTCCAGCAGCTGAGCTTGTTCGGCTTTTGAGGAAGAGTTGACATTGTTTTCCCACACGAGTTGGCCATTATAATCTTTTACAATCATTCTTCCATCTGTGCCTAGCATGACTTGGGAGCCCCAGGAGTACACGGGGTGGAAATGATTTGCACTCCAGACGACAGTCTTCTCGGCTGTGTTGGAGAACCAAATAGAGAAGACGGAAGCATTTTTGGAAATGTTGTTGAAGCCACAGATGAAAGTACCATCTGGTGAATGGAGAACGTCAGAGCTATCCTCCACAGAGAGATAAGAGCCTGGCGAGAGGAATTCACGAGCGGAGATGTGCAAAAATAAATGAATGAAATTTAGTAGAAGCAGAGGAATAGAGTGTGCATCCATGTTTGATGAGACACTCGAGATGACCATTAGAATGATCACAAATGGACGTATTATATAGGAGACAACTGTCGGTATACACTGGAGAGGAAgcaatatgcttctacttatataATGCCAAACTGATAGGCGCGTGTCCTTTTCTTGAGAGTGataacatgttcttgttcgtcaAAGATTTAATcagtagttttttttttttttgaaaaggaggaaacGACCCAGTCTTTGTCATCAAGTTTGAGAGTTGCAGAATTGTCTTCTATTTCAGCTGGTTGATGTATAATCCGGAAATAAGGCCCTTTCCTTGAATGGTAACTTGTTCTATTCAGTCAACAAttcaactactccctctgtcccaaaataagtgtctcaactctaAAGCAAGGCCGTCTCCAGAAAATTGAGGGTCCGGGACAAAAATAAAATAAGGTCCTATTTTTTATTAAACATCAAACTGAAGAACTAATGTAAGCAGAGCATACTCTTACTTAATTATTTAACTTTAAATATGTCTTATTTGATACAATATTTAAAAAGTCTATAAAATACAGTAAAATAGTAAATATGATACTAACGCAATAAACTTATAAACTGACCTCATTTTCTACCAAAGAGTAGCATTCTTCAAGTATTTCTTGAAATGAAATCTTCGATCATATCTTTataattaatcttctccaagacgTGACCTTCAGTGGCAATATTAGCAGTGTCTCCTTCATCAACATGATTAGGATCATCATCTTCGTCGACATTCTTAGTATCATCACCTTCATCGGTTTGTGCAATGTGAGCCTCAACCTCCACTGGATCACCACCATGCGCATCAGCAATATTAGCATCTGGAGTTTGGTTTTCAAAACTGGGCTGAGGTTCTTTCACAACAAATTTATCAAGAGAACCCTTTTGTACTCGAgcatcttcttctactttttgttTCTTCCTTCGCTTTGAAGCACCGGAATCATACTTCCTGCCTCGATGCATGATTCTTTCTGTTTAATAAGATAAAATATAATCTGGATCAATTCAAACCATAATTATAAACCTCTGTAGCTAAAAATAGAAAAGACTTCACCTAGACCTAAATGTAAGATTAAGACCATACCATGTTCCTGAATCACGATAGGCCAAACATTAGGATTCAGAGTTTCAGACAGATGCACAACAAATCGTTTATTGCACACCGTCAGAATCCTGAATCGTTTATTGCACACCGTCAGATGTACAGAGACTTACGCTTGCAAGGGGAAGATGATGCGCTGCAGCACTGGTCGCCGGCCACCGGCCGCATAGGTGCGTACGTCTGGCCTGGCGTCTTCCCTCTGCCGCTGTCGACTCGACCCGTCGCTGCCGTCTGCTGTCGCCTTGCTCGATACCTGCCGGCTGCCGCCGTCGCCACTCGCCAGGCACGCAACCGCCGTTCAGACCGCTAATCGTGATTACTGATTACGACGACAAAGGCAGGGATGTATAAGGGCTACGTGCGTACGTGGGCTACTTGGCATTGCTTTTTCAATGGGCTTTTTTTTCATACATATGTAGACTTATTTTTTACTAGACTCGGGGCCCCACAATTTTGGGGCCCTGTGCGGTCGGCCAATTTGGCCATCCTCATCGACGGGGCTGCTCTAaagcttagtataattttatactagagctagtagaaagttaagacacttattttgggactgaGGGAATATTATTGAAGGCTGTCTTGCAAGGTCCACCCTTATTGAAGGCTTTTAGCTGGCTGGTTTCAGGCAGCTGCTGAGGGAAATGAAATATGTACTATTTCAACAGATTGGTGGCACTGATATACGTGAGTAATTGGTTTGCTACTTCTGACACAGGTTGTCGGCAAAATCCCAGTTACTATCAGAAAGAAATGGTAGACTTGGCAATATTTGAATTTTATTCCTGCAGATAGATATAGTGTTCACCGTGTTTCACGAGAAACAGACATGACAATGACagtatatgaaaattcaaacctgTCCATTCAGACAGGAAAATAATAGGTTATGGCTTTATGCGTTGCACTTGATTTCCAAAGTGAAGACATATCCGTTTCGCTTTCGGAGCAATAATTATCATCAGACTGAAGGGTGGAGCCTTCTCAAATTTATCTCCAGTCGTCGTGCAGCATGACCACGAGCTAGTGGTCTGAATTCAGAAAATACGACCAGATGCTTTTCACATACAATCCTACTCCTCTGGCCCGTGATAGAGGATGAGTTTCAGTGTAAATCCTCTAAAGCAAGCATGTTGGTCAGTGCTTGATTTCCTGGCGTCCTTGGATAACTAATTTCTTTGGAAAAA harbors:
- the LOC123409912 gene encoding putative receptor protein kinase ZmPK1 codes for the protein MVISSVSSNMDAHSIPLLLLNFIHLFLHISAREFLSPGSYLSVEDSSDVLHSPDGTFICGFNNISKNASVFSIWFSNTAEKTVVWSANHFHPVYSWGSQVMLGTDGRMIVKDYNGQLVWENNVNSSSKAEQAQLLDTGNLIVKGQGDIILWQSFDSPTDTLLPYQNITSATKLVSTHRLLLAGRYSFHFDDQHLLTLFYDEKDISFIYWPDPRMSVWEKRRNSFNSTTIGVLDSWGYFLGSDNLTIKAADWGSKVMRRLTLNYDGNLRLYSLNKTDGSWSVTWMAYPQTCSVRGLCGMNGICVYTPAKCPACACSPGHEIVDPTDRSKGCRPKFNLSCDGQEMFVKLPSTDFRGNDQSSHNLVSLDTCKKICLNDCNCKGFSYLQATGDCYPKWSLVGGVTIPYIRRSMYLKYPKTFQVSDSSIPHSQPFGSRYVPNCSAKSEYFTVDFLDQPKNTQSGLKSQYLYLLYGFLLAIFCVEVIFVALGCWFMLRRESKQLTGVWPAEVGYEMITNHFRRYTYKELQRATQKFKDQIGCGASGHVYKGVLKDKRAVAVKRLADINQGGEEFQHELSVIGKIYHMNLVRVWGFCSDGPHRILVLEYVENGSLDKTLFSSTRLLEWSERFKIALGVAKGLAYLHHECLEWVIHCDLKPENILLDDNLQPKISDFGLAKLVNRSGSNKNVSRIHGTRGYIAPEWVSSQPITAKVDVYSFGVVLLELLKGARVSDWASNADEEVEMVFGRVIRMLAENLMLEGGQQLWIADFIDLRLNGQFDSLQARAMFKLAVSCVEEDGRQRPTMENVVRMLLSVA
- the LOC123409911 gene encoding uncharacterized protein LOC123409911, giving the protein MRPVAGDQCCSASSSPCKQRIMHRGRKYDSGASKRRKKQKVEEDARVQKGSLDKFVVKEPQPSFENQTPDANIADAHGGDPVEVEAHIAQTDEGDDTKNVDEDDDPNHVDEGDTANIATEGHVLEKINYKDMIEDFISRNT